TTTTCCTAAAATTGCTTTTTGCATAATTTTCTTCCTCCTGATTCGGTTATTGGTTGAAGATATTCTCTCCAACATTGACCGACTGCACTTTTTTCTGCAGTCACGCTGTCTTATACCTTGATGTTAAAATTCAATCACACCTGCTTGATTTCAATATCAACGCCTGCGGGCAATGAAATTTTAAGCAATGTGTCGATTGTTTTTGAAGTGGGTTCAAGAATGTCAATCAATCTTTTGTGAGTTCTCATTTCGAACTGTTCACGGGAATCTTTATACTTGTGAACCGCACGCAGGATTGTAACGATTTCTTTCTTTGTCGGAAGCGGGATAGGGCCCGAAACTTTAGCGCCCGTTCTCTGCGCTGTTTCCACAATTTTCTGTGCCGACTGGTCAACCAACTGATGGTCATAAGCTTTAAGCTTAATTCTGATTTTCTGATTAGCCATTTGTAGTACCTCCTTATCGTAATTTTGTTGTGCATTACGACATCACAAACAGTACACATAGCCGTGTGTTTCACGCTTTTTGCATTATAAATCCCGGTTTTGACACGTGCAAACCGGGCATAATACAACACAAAAATATTGTACTGTGATGCAAGCCGCCCGAGTTCAATGATTCGGACATTCTCCGCGGAAATTGGCGTATTGCCGTAACCTCCCGCATCATCGTATGTCAAGCCACACTCGTATATTTTACATCATATACAACATTTTTGCAAGTTTTTTTTAACTTTTAACACCGAAAACGGCATATTTTTCAAAATTTCGTTAAATATACACAAAATATATTTGCAGATATATAAAATTTATGTGCATAATTTCGTCATTTTTAACGAAAAAGCAGGCAAAATCAGCTCTTTTCCGCCGCTTTTCACGCTCTCGGGTGAGCTTTTGTGTAAACGTCCTTAATTCTCGGACGTGCAAGGCGCGAATACATTTGAGTTGAGGCAATATCGCTGTGTCCGAGCATCTCCTGCACCGCCGAAAGCGACGCGCCGTTTTCTATAAGATGCGCCGCGAATGAATGGCGGAGCGTATGCGGTGTGATGTCCTTGTCGATATTCGCTTTTTTCGCATATTCTTTTATAATTTTCCAAAATCCCTGACGCGTGATTTTTGTTCCGCTGCAATTTACAAAAAGCTTTTTCTCGCCCTCGCTTTTTATCATATAAAACCTTGCGTACTGCAAATAGTCGGCGAGCGCGGCAATGCACGGCGCACCGAGCGGAACAATTCTCGCGTGCGGAAGCGACACGCATTTTACAAATCCCAAATCAATGTCAACGTCGTCAACGCCGAGCGACACAAGCTCCGACACTTTCATTCCCGACGCATACATAAGTTCGAGCATAGCTTTGTCGCGCTTGCCCTTAAACGTCGACTGCGACGGCTGGCTCAAAAGCAGGTCAACTTCCTCCACCGTGAGAATATCAGGAAGTTTTTTGTCACCCTTGGGAAGCTTTAATCTGTAAACAGGGTTGTCCCTCGTTTTTCCTTCCTTTAGAAGATACTTGTAGAACATACGTATCCCGGCAACCGCCCTCGTCACGCTGGACGGAGCCTTTCCGCTCCGTTCGAGATACATAACGTACGACAAAACATTCTGCCTCGTCGCCTTTGTAACGTCAACAAGGTTGTCCTTCGCATAAACCATATATTGCTTTATATCGCGCATATAAGCCTGAACAGTGCTTTTTGACGAGCTTCGTTCAGACTGCATATATTCGGCAAAATCGTCAAGTAAATCCGCCATCTTTTTATCCTTTCGTAAGGCTTTATGCCCCGTATAACAACTAAAATATTCCTTTTACAACAAATTCCGACACAAAACTGTCGGTTAAATCAATAATGCTCATAGCCGCCCACATTGCCGACATCGAAAGCGCAAACGGCACAAGCTCTTTTTTGCGTCTTGCTGTATTTTTATGGCACATAAACGCAAAACGCACGCAAAATCCGCACATCAGAAACATAACGGGAATTAAAAACACGAGCGACGGTATAAATGACGAAAAAATAAAAAGCGCACCTTTTGAGCCGAACGCTTTTAATATAAATCCTGCCGCAAATCCCGTTGTAAAGCCTTTAAATCCCACCGCGGCAAAGCATACCGGCATTGTAAAGACAAACATCGCACAAAATCCGCACACAAAGACGAGTTCAAAATTTTTAACCGCGCATTTTCTGAAAACCTCCGCGTGCGCGATTTTCTGCGCACTGCCGAAAAAACTTTCCGCATATTCTTTAAGTGACGAAAGCTCACCGCCCTCAATGCCTGCCGCGCCGAGCGCACCGATGCACACGCCGATTACAAACAGCACAAATGCCGTTATATATATGTAAGAATTCCGTTTTAAATATTCTGCCGCACGTTTCATTTTCCCACTCCTCATATGTTTTAATAATAAATTATATGAGGAGAAGGACAAAATATAACCTTATTTTTTGCTCATTTCAACAGATTTGTCGGTGCATTTCTGAACCGCGCTCATCACCGCGTGACGGAAACCCGTTTTTTCAAGGTCGATTACCGCGTCAATGGTTGTACCGGCGGGCGAGCAGACCATATCCTTCAAAATGCCGGGGTGAAGTCCTGTTTCGAGCATCATTTTTGCCGAGCCGAGCACCGTCTGCGCCGCGAGCGTATACGAATTTTTTCGGTCAACGCCGTTTTTCACAAGTGCGTCCGCCATAGCCTCGATAAACATAAACACGTATGCCGGGCCGCTCCCGTTAACCGCAATAGCCTTGTTGATGTAATCCTCGCTCATAATGCACATTTTGCCAGACGACTCAAAAATCAGTTTTACAATTTCCATATCGCTGTCCGGCAAACCGTCATCGGGGCAAACAACGCTCATACCCTCGCCCACGCAAAGCGGAAGATTGGGCATAACGCGCACAAGTTTTACATCGCCGAGTTTTTCTTTTATATAATCCTTTGTAATTCCTGCCGCAATTGATATAAAAAGCTTGTCCTTGTAGTCGGCGTTTTTCACCTCCGCAAGCACTGTTTCAAACATATTCGGCTTAACGCACAAAACGATAACACCGCTCGGATTTACCAAATCCGCAATGCTTTCCTTATAATTAACCGCCAGATTTTCATTCTTTTTTATATCATAGGCATTTACGGTATCGGTTTTGCCGATAACTCCGCCGATTATCGCGGAACCCATATTGCCCGTTCCTATAAATCCCAAAATTTTGTTTGTCATAAAAATCACCGTTTCTTATATGAATATAAGTTTATTTTAGCACAATTTAAATTTTTTGTATATAGAAATTTAAAATTTTTTAAAAAATTTTTAAAATTTACGGAACTTTTTTAAGCTTCAAACGTCTAATAAGTGATAACAAAAAAATAAAAGCATTTTGAATTTGCTTACGGCAAAACGAAAAATGCAAAAAGAAAGGAAGTACATAATATGAAAAAGAAAATCTTGGCTTTAACACTTGCACTTACCATTCCTGCATCTGCGATTGCCGCATTTGCAAACTCCGACGAATCCGCAAATTACGACGACCTCGTAGTTACCCTCCCTGCCACCGAGGCTGATGCTGCGCCCGTTTACGACGGCGGCGACCCCAACCTCACAGCAGCGCTCACCTCATTGGAAAAAGATTCAATTCCCGTTGCAGCAGACGAAAATCAAATTGGTGAAAACGGCATTATGCTTATTTCGGAGAACGGCGAAGAAGGCGTGCCCTATAAAGCGGAAGCGGTTACGCTTTCGAAAATTGTTTTCGGCACGGACGGCGCTGAAATCAAGGGCGCTCCCGTTGTTAAAGACGGTGTTGTTATGCTCCCCCTGCGTGAACTTGCAGAGGCTGACGGCTTGACCGTTGAATGGGAGGAAGACACCAACACCGCGGTACTTAATTCAGGAATGTTCTCGGTTACGCTCGGCGAAAACAAATACATCAAAGGCAGAATGAAAGCTCTCGAGCTTGATTGCGCGCCCGTTCTTGTTGATGACAAAACATACGTCCCGGCAAGCTTTTTTACCGACGTTTTGGATAAATACATTGAGGTGAAGAACGGCGAATTGCACATTACCGATATGATTACCAAAGGCGAAGCCGAAACAAACAACACGGTTGAAGCGGGAAAATCCGACGAAAAAGTAACAATCGCAGTTGGAAAATCGGATAAACAATAATTAGCTTTAACGGCAAATTTCTGCCATATCAAATTCATAACACCCTTACAAGGCGTCCTGCAAAATTTGCGGGGCGTTTTGTACTTTTATAATTTGCTCTTTCATAACCGGCACTGCACCGCCGTTCAAGAACATACGAACATAAAAATTGCACATCAGCTCAAAAAAGCACAACAGAAAAAGCCTTTCCGATAAACGGAAAGGCTTTTAATTATTGTTTTAACAAACCGAAAATCGATTAGTTAAGTTCGTTGATTTTAGCCTGTGCAGCCGCAAGACGTGCGATCGGCACTCTGAACGGCGAGCAGGATACATAGTCAAGACCAATCTTGTGGCAGAACTCAACAGACGAGGGGTCGCCGCCGTGTTCGCCGCAGATACCAACGTGAAGTTTCGGATTAACAGGCTTACCGAGTTTGATAGCCATTTCCATAAGCTTGCCTACGCCGTTCTGGTCGAGTTTAGCAAACGGATCGTTCTCGAAAATCTTTGTATCATAGTAAGACTCGAGGAATTTGCCTGCGTCATCACGCGAGAAACCGAATGTCATCTGTGTAAGGTCGTTTGTACCGAAGCAGAAGAAATCAGCCTCTTTTGCGATTTCGTCAGCTGTAAGAGCCGCACGCGGAATTTCAATCATAGTACCAACTTCATATTTAAGATCGATGCCCGATGCTTTGATTTCAGCGTCAGCAGTTTCAACAACCGCGTTTTTAACGAATTTAAGCTCTTTAACTTCACATACGAGCGGAATCATAATTTCGGGAACAATCTTCCAGTCGGGGTGTGCTTTCTGAACTTTTATAGCAGCGCGGATAACCGCTTTTGTCTGCATTTTAGCAATTTCGGGGTAAGTTACCGCAAGACGGCATCCTCTGTGACCCATCATCGGGTTAGCTTCGTGGAGGCTGTTGATGATGTCTTTGATTTCGCCTACTGTTTTACCCTGTGCTTTTGCGAGAATTTCAATATCAGCTTCCTCTGTGGGAACAAACTCGTGGAGCGGAGGATCGAGGAAACGGATTGTTACCGGGTTGCCTTCCAAAGCTTCGTAGAGTTTTTCAAAGTCGCCCTGCTGCATAGGAAGAATTTTATCAAGTGCAGCTTCTCTTTCTTCAACAGTGTCAGCGCAAATCATTTCTCTGAATGCGTCAATTCTGTTGCCCTCGAAGAACATATGCTCCGTACGGCAAAGACCGATACCTTCAGCGCCGAGTTTAACTGCGTTTGCAGCGTCAGCCGGTGTGTCTGCGTTTGTTCTTACTTTAAGAGTTCTGTATTTGTCAGCCCAAGCCATAATTCTGCCGAAGTCACCGCCGATAGAAGCTTCAACTGTGGGAACAATACCGTCGTAAATGTTACCTGTCGAACCGTCGATGGAGATTTCGTCACCCTCTGTAAAGGTTTTGCCTGCGAGAACGAACTTTTTGTTTTCTTCGTCCATAATAATATCGGAGCAGCCCGATACACAGCAAGTACCCATACCTCTTGCAACAACCGCTGCGTGAGAGGTCATACCGCCTCTTACAGTGAGGATACCCTGTGCGGCTTTCATACCTTCAATATCTTCAGGCGAAGTTTCAAGACGTACCAAAACGACTTTTTCGCCTTTTTCAGCCCAAGCTTTTGCGTCGTCAGCCGTGAATACAACTTTACCGCAAGCGGCACCGGGCGATGCGGCAAGCGCTTTGCCGAGAACGTCGGCTTTCTTAAGCGCAACCTGGTCAAACTGCGGATGGAGGAGCGAATCGAGGTTTCTCGGGTCGATCATCTTAACCGCGTCTTTATCTGTAATCATACCCTCGTCAACAAGGTCGCAAGCAATTTTAAGAGCAGCGGCAGCCGTTCTTTTACCATTTCTTGTCTGGAGCATATAAAGTTTTTTGTCCTGAATTGTGAATTCCATATCCTGCATATCGCGGTAATGGTTTTCAAGTTTAGAGCAGATGTCTACAAACTGGTTGTAAACTTCGGGCATAACGTCTTTGAGCTGGTCGATCGGCTGCGGTGTTCTTACACCTGCAACAACGTCCTCGCCCTGTGCGTTAAGAAGGAACTCACCGAAGAGTTTCTTTTCACCTGTAGCAGGGTTTCTTGTGAACGCAACACCGGTACCCGATGTATCGCCCATATTACCGAATGCCATCATCTGAACGTTAACGGCAGTACCCCACGAATAAGGAATGTCGTTGTCACGTCTGTAAACGTTTGCACGCGGGTTGTCCCACGAACGGAATACGGCTTTGATAGCGCCCATAAGCTGTTCCTTCGGATCGTCCGGGAAATCTTCGCCGATTTTAGCTTTGTATTCAGCTTTAAACTGATTTGCAAGCTCTTTCAAATCTTCAGCGGTAAGCTCAACGTCTTGGGTTACGCCTTTTTTCTCTTTCATTTCGTCGATGAGCTGTTCAAAATATTTTTTGCCGACTTCCATAACAACGTCGGAATACATCTGAATAAATCTTCTGTAGCAGTCGTAAGCCCATCTGGGATTGTTCGACTTTTTCGCCATAACTTCGGCAACGGTTTCGTTAAGACCGAGGTTAAGAATGGTATCCATCATACCGGGCATCGACGCTCTTGCACCGCTTCGTACCGATACGAGGAGCGGATTTTCGGTATCGCCGAATTTCATTCCCGTGATTTCTTCCATTTTTATGATGTACTCCATAATTTCAGCCTGGATTTCATCATTGATTTTCTTTCCGTCCTCGTAATACTTTGTGCAGGCTTCCGTAGTAACGGTAAATCCCTGCGGAACAGGCATTCCGAGTCTTGTCATCTCTGCGAGGTTGGCACCTTTGCCGCCCAAGAGATTTCTCATTGAGGCATCACCTTCGGAAAAAAGGTAAACATACTTTTTAGCCATTTAATCAATTACCCCCTAGTTAAATTTAGACACTTTGTACTTTATTCTTCGCATCTCTATAATTTTAAACCATTTTTTGAAAAATTTCCACTGTTTTTTTTAAAAATTACTTTGTTCGTTAAATTTCTGTAATTTTTAATGTAATTTATTGGATTTTAAGATTGATTTTTATGTATTTTTCACAACACATTACATATTTTCAATAACTTTATTCAAATAATCAAGGCTTTTGAAGTAATATTCAAGCCTGAATTGAAAGTATTTTTCGGTTATATAATTCAAATCTTCTATAAGCGCCTTGCCGATATTTGACGTATTGAAAACTGTTTTCATATCTTTT
This genomic stretch from Qingrenia yutianensis harbors:
- the rpsJ gene encoding 30S ribosomal protein S10, translating into MANQKIRIKLKAYDHQLVDQSAQKIVETAQRTGAKVSGPIPLPTKKEIVTILRAVHKYKDSREQFEMRTHKRLIDILEPTSKTIDTLLKISLPAGVDIEIKQV
- the xerD gene encoding site-specific tyrosine recombinase XerD; its protein translation is MADLLDDFAEYMQSERSSSKSTVQAYMRDIKQYMVYAKDNLVDVTKATRQNVLSYVMYLERSGKAPSSVTRAVAGIRMFYKYLLKEGKTRDNPVYRLKLPKGDKKLPDILTVEEVDLLLSQPSQSTFKGKRDKAMLELMYASGMKVSELVSLGVDDVDIDLGFVKCVSLPHARIVPLGAPCIAALADYLQYARFYMIKSEGEKKLFVNCSGTKITRQGFWKIIKEYAKKANIDKDITPHTLRHSFAAHLIENGASLSAVQEMLGHSDIASTQMYSRLARPRIKDVYTKAHPRA
- a CDS encoding stage II sporulation protein M; translation: MKRAAEYLKRNSYIYITAFVLFVIGVCIGALGAAGIEGGELSSLKEYAESFFGSAQKIAHAEVFRKCAVKNFELVFVCGFCAMFVFTMPVCFAAVGFKGFTTGFAAGFILKAFGSKGALFIFSSFIPSLVFLIPVMFLMCGFCVRFAFMCHKNTARRKKELVPFALSMSAMWAAMSIIDLTDSFVSEFVVKGIF
- the proC gene encoding pyrroline-5-carboxylate reductase, which produces MTNKILGFIGTGNMGSAIIGGVIGKTDTVNAYDIKKNENLAVNYKESIADLVNPSGVIVLCVKPNMFETVLAEVKNADYKDKLFISIAAGITKDYIKEKLGDVKLVRVMPNLPLCVGEGMSVVCPDDGLPDSDMEIVKLIFESSGKMCIMSEDYINKAIAVNGSGPAYVFMFIEAMADALVKNGVDRKNSYTLAAQTVLGSAKMMLETGLHPGILKDMVCSPAGTTIDAVIDLEKTGFRHAVMSAVQKCTDKSVEMSKK
- a CDS encoding copper amine oxidase N-terminal domain-containing protein; amino-acid sequence: MKKKILALTLALTIPASAIAAFANSDESANYDDLVVTLPATEADAAPVYDGGDPNLTAALTSLEKDSIPVAADENQIGENGIMLISENGEEGVPYKAEAVTLSKIVFGTDGAEIKGAPVVKDGVVMLPLRELAEADGLTVEWEEDTNTAVLNSGMFSVTLGENKYIKGRMKALELDCAPVLVDDKTYVPASFFTDVLDKYIEVKNGELHITDMITKGEAETNNTVEAGKSDEKVTIAVGKSDKQ
- the ppdK gene encoding pyruvate, phosphate dikinase produces the protein MAKKYVYLFSEGDASMRNLLGGKGANLAEMTRLGMPVPQGFTVTTEACTKYYEDGKKINDEIQAEIMEYIIKMEEITGMKFGDTENPLLVSVRSGARASMPGMMDTILNLGLNETVAEVMAKKSNNPRWAYDCYRRFIQMYSDVVMEVGKKYFEQLIDEMKEKKGVTQDVELTAEDLKELANQFKAEYKAKIGEDFPDDPKEQLMGAIKAVFRSWDNPRANVYRRDNDIPYSWGTAVNVQMMAFGNMGDTSGTGVAFTRNPATGEKKLFGEFLLNAQGEDVVAGVRTPQPIDQLKDVMPEVYNQFVDICSKLENHYRDMQDMEFTIQDKKLYMLQTRNGKRTAAAALKIACDLVDEGMITDKDAVKMIDPRNLDSLLHPQFDQVALKKADVLGKALAASPGAACGKVVFTADDAKAWAEKGEKVVLVRLETSPEDIEGMKAAQGILTVRGGMTSHAAVVARGMGTCCVSGCSDIIMDEENKKFVLAGKTFTEGDEISIDGSTGNIYDGIVPTVEASIGGDFGRIMAWADKYRTLKVRTNADTPADAANAVKLGAEGIGLCRTEHMFFEGNRIDAFREMICADTVEEREAALDKILPMQQGDFEKLYEALEGNPVTIRFLDPPLHEFVPTEEADIEILAKAQGKTVGEIKDIINSLHEANPMMGHRGCRLAVTYPEIAKMQTKAVIRAAIKVQKAHPDWKIVPEIMIPLVCEVKELKFVKNAVVETADAEIKASGIDLKYEVGTMIEIPRAALTADEIAKEADFFCFGTNDLTQMTFGFSRDDAGKFLESYYDTKIFENDPFAKLDQNGVGKLMEMAIKLGKPVNPKLHVGICGEHGGDPSSVEFCHKIGLDYVSCSPFRVPIARLAAAQAKINELN